Proteins encoded within one genomic window of Misgurnus anguillicaudatus chromosome 18, ASM2758022v2, whole genome shotgun sequence:
- the paqr8 gene encoding membrane progestin receptor beta isoform X1 yields the protein MSNGVWGRVGALTLSIQQLGHLPRLTSWLPSLPSPQATVLASDVPSLFREPFILSGYRPLNQDWRNYLGSLFQIHNELLNVWTHLLVIPVVLLRFSFFAWTWGPSLNVASLPLFLYTFSSLNYLCCSVAAHLLQSRSELAHYSLFFVDYVGVAVYQYGCSLGLYFYCATPEWRQSLVADVYLPGAAVLAWLSCASCCLAKACYRRPYPLSRKICQIIPTGLAYVLDISPVAYCLATKSWDKPVMTFHALQMVFFMLGGVFFSSPIPERFFPGRCDIVGHGHQIFHVFLSMCTMCQMEAILKDYMVHHQSVIEVHGENIILLAAGSFVLLVLCCVVTVFLMREVVQRQLEKKD from the coding sequence ATGTCGAATGGAGTTTGGGGCCGGGTGGGCGCACTGACATTAAGTATACAGCAGCTGGGTCATCTACCACGCCTGACAAGCTGGTTACCTTCTCTTCCCTCACCTCAAGCCACCGTGCTTGCCTCCGATGTACCCAGCCTGTTTCGCGAGCCTTTTATCCTGTCAGGCTACCGCCCTCTCAATCAGGACTGGAGGAACTACTTGGGAAGTCTTTTCCAAATCCACAATGAGTTACTCAATGTGTGGACACACCTGCTGGTAATCCCTGTTGTGCTACTCCGCTTTTCATTCTTTGCGTGGACATGGGGGCCGAGTTTGAATGTGGCATCTCTGCCTCTTTTTTTATACACTTTCTCCTCGCTTAACTACCTCTGCTGCAGCGTGGCCGCCCACCTACTGCAATCACGCTCCGAGCTGGCACATTACTCCCTCTTCTTCGTGGACTATGTTGGAGTTGCGGTTTACCAGTATGGCTGCTCTTTAGGCCTGTATTTTTATTGTGCCACTCCCGAGTGGAGACAGAGCCTAGTGGCCGACGTGTATCTGCCTGGTGCCGCGGTGCTTGCCTGGTTGTCCTGCGCCAGCTGCTGCTTAGCCAAAGCCTGTTACAGACGTCCATACCCACTCTCCAGGAAGATCTGTCAGATCATTCCCACCGGCCTGGCATACGTGCTCGACATCAGCCCCGTCGCTTATTGTCTGGCCACCAAGTCTTGGGATAAGCCAGTGATGACTTTCCACGCTCTGCAAATGGTGTTTTTTATGTTAGGAGGGGTGTTTTTTTCTTCCCCTATCCCAGAGCGTTTCTTTCCAGGAAGATGTGACATTGTGGGCCATGGCCATCAGATCTTCCACGTCTTTTTGTCCATGTGTACTATGTGCCAGATGGAGGCAATACTTAAAGACTATATGGTGCACCATCAGTCTGTAATAGAGGTGCATGGAGAAAACATCATCTTATTGGCCGCAGGGTCTTTCGTGCTCTTGGTTTTGTGTTGTGTCGTGACTGTGTTTCTCATGAGAGAAGTAGTGCAAAGACAGCTCGAGAAAAAAGACTGA
- the mcm3 gene encoding DNA replication licensing factor MCM3, protein MAAEVVDDHEMREAQRDYLDFLDDDQDQGIYQSKVREMIGENKSRLIVNINDLRRRNDKRAAKLLNNAFEELLAFQRALKDLVASIDATYAKQHEEFFIGLEGSFGNKHVTPRTLTSRLLGSMVCLEGIITKCSLVRPKVVRSVHYCPATKKTLERKYTDMTSLDAFPSSAIYPTKDEENNPLETEFGLSIYKDHQTITVQEMPEKAPAGQLPRSVDIILDNDLVDYVKPGDRVQLIGTYRCLPGKKGGFTSGTFRTIMIACNVKQMSKEISPYFSADDVAKIKNFCRARSKNVFDQLARSLAPSIHGHEYIKKAILCMLLGGVEKVLENGSRIRGDINVLLIGDPSVAKSQLLRYVLHTAPRAIPTTGRGSSGVGLTAAVTTDQETGERRLEAGAMVLGDRGVVCIDEFDKMSDMDRTAIHEVMEQGRVTIAKAGIHARLNARCSVLAAANPVYGRYDQYKTPMENIGLQDSLLSRFDLLFIMLDQMDPEHDREISDHVLRMHRYRDPREQDGAALALGGSVDALATEDPDAAQEEEELQVYEKHNPLLHGSKKAKDRVVSKEFMRKYIHVAKAISPVLTQEAANHIAEEYSRLRSQDQIGSDIARTSPVTARTLETLIRLSTAHAKARMSKAVELLDTEVAVELVQFAYFKKVLEKERKRSRNDQQDEASEDEEEDEAPETPRQQRKRRRQSEPRASQGSESYDPYDFNTETEIPEIQSPAPARQSEEPMDTPDQNGQTVLPADRLKVFKTALSEVFHTAHAQSMGLMTLMQDINKSCPSPFNEAEVRAALNTMQDDNQVMVADDIIFLI, encoded by the exons ATGGCTGCTGAAGTCGTAGACGATCATGAAATGAGGGAGGCGCAGAGGGATTACCTGGATTTCCTTGACGATGAT CAAGACCAGGGCATCTACCAAAGTAAAGTACGAGAGATGATCGGGGAGAACAAATCCCGGCTTATTGTGAACATCAACGACCTGCGCCGGCGCAACGACAAGCGAGCAGCCAA GCTGCTGAATAATGCATTTGAGGAGCTTCTGGCATTCCAGCGTGCCCTGAAAGATCTGGTGGCATCAATAGATGCAACTTATGCCAAGCAACATGAGGAGTTCTTCATCGGCCTGGAAGGAAGTTTTGGTAATAAACACGTCACCCCTCGAACCCTGACTTCTCGCCTGCTGGGCAGCATGGTGTGCTTGGAGGGCATCATCACCAAAT GCTCTTTAGTGCGTCCCAAGGTAGTACGCAGTGTGCACTACTGCCCAGCCACTAAGAAGACTCTGGAGCGCAAATACACAGACATGACCTCTCTGGATGCCTTCCCTTCAAGTGCTATCTATCCCACTAAG GATGAAGAGAACAATCCACTGGAGACCGAGTTTGGTCTGTCCATCTATAAGGATCACCAGACCATCACGGTGCAGGAGATGCCTGAAAAAGCCCCAGCCGGTCAGCTGCCCCGCTCGGTGGACATCATCCTGGACAATGACCTGGTGGATTATGTTAAACCAGGGGACCGGGTTCAGTTGATTGGCACTTACCGCTGCCTGCCTGGCAAAAAGGGCGGGTTCACATCGGGTACCTTCAG GACAATTATGATCGCCTGCAATGTCAAACAGATGAGCAAAGAGATCTCTCCTTACTTCTCTGCCGATGATGTGGCCAAGATCAAGAACTTCTGCAGAGCACGTTCAAAG AATGTGTTTGACCAGTTGGCTCGCTCCTTGGCACCAAGTATTCACGGTCATGAGTACATAAAGAAGGCGATCCTGTGCATGCTTCTAGGAGGGGTGGAGAAGGTTTTGGAGAATGGCTCGCGCATTAGAGGGGATATCAATGTGCTTCTTATAG GCGACCCCTCTGTGGCCAAATCTCAGCTTCTTCGGTATGTTCTTCACACGGCTCCTCGTGCCATTCCCACCACTGGCAGAGGTTCATCAGGTGTAGGTTTAACCGCAGCCGTCACCACAGACCAAGAGACAG GTGAGCGTCGTCTCGAGGCTGGTGCCATGGTGCTGGGGGACAGAGGGGTGGTCTGTATTGACGAATTTGATAAAATGTCAGACATGGATCGCACTGCTATTCACGAGGTCATGGAACAGGGACGCGTCACCATCGCCAAAGCAGGCATTCACGCCCGACTGAATGCCCGCTGTAGCGTCCTGGCAGCCGCCAACCCTGTGTATGGCCGG TATGATCAGTACAAAACCCCCATGGAGAACATTGGTCTGCAGGACTCCCTGCTGTCTCGTTTCGATTTGCTGTTCATCATGCTAGATCAGATGGACCCCGAGCACGACCGTGAGATCTCCGACCACGTGCTACGCATGCACCGCTACAGAGATCCTCGTGAGCAGGATGGAGCTG CTCTGGCTCTCGGTGGTTCAGTGGACGCATTGGCCACTGAAGACCCCGATGCAGCCCAGGAGGAAGAGGAGCTACAGGTGTATGAGAAACACAATCCACTCCTTCATGGAAGCAAGAAGGCCAA agACCGAGTGGTGAGTAAAGAATTCATGAGGAAGTATATTCACGTCGCCAAGGCGATTTCTCCAGTGCTGACCCAAGAGGCAGCCAATCACATCGCAGAGGAGTACTCAAGACTGCGCAGTCAGGACCAGATTGGCTCTGACATTGCACGG ACATCACCGGTCACCGCGAGAACACTGGAAACTTTGATCCGTCTGTCTACGGCTCACGCCAAAGCTCGCATGAGCAAAGCTGTGGAGCTGCTGGACACAGAAGTTGCTGTGGAGCTCGTGCAGTTTGCCTATTTCAAGAAG GTTCTAGAGAAGGAACGCAAGCGGTCAAGAAATGACCAGCAAGATGAAGCATCAGAGGATGAAGAGGAGGATGAAGCACCAGAAACACCCAGACAACAAAGAAAAAG GAGGCGCCAGTCTGAGCCCAGAGCATCTCAGGGCAGTGAATCATATGATCCCTATGACTTTAATACAGAGACTGAAATACCAGAAA TTCAGTCCCCAGCTCCTGCGAGGCAGAGTGAGGAGCCGATGGACACACCTGATCAGAATGGACAAACAGTATTACCTGCGGACAG GCTAAAGGTGTTTAAAACGGCATTATCTGAGGTTTTCCACACTGCTCATGCCCAGTCAATGGGTTTGATGACTTTGATGCAGGACATTAACAAGAGTTGTCCATCGCCATTTAATGAAGCAGAGGTCCGTGCCGCACTTAACACCATGCAAGATGACAACCAGGTTATGGTTGCTGATGACATCATCTTccttatataa